In the Ruminococcus sp. OA3 genome, one interval contains:
- a CDS encoding GyrI-like domain-containing protein, giving the protein MASNLEFVQFVTDQLGDAGNITSKRMFGEYGLYCNGKFFAVICDNQFFIKITDAGREICGDFDEVPPYEGAKPYFLIENLDDRAFLAQLAAATCSQLPDPKPRKKKDTKERSAKTGETSLKTGGKLDYKKVYRDLYLPKSTPAVVDVPEMTFIMVDGRGNPNTSKSYQNAVEILYGLSFTIKMSKLSGNQPEGYFEYVVPPLEGLWKLDGAAFDGRGAITDKDRFCWTAMIRQPEFVTEEVFEWAKESLLKKKPHLDFSAVRLETFTEGLCCQVMHRGPYDEEPVTIEKLEAFISEHGYQCDISEKRLHHEIYLGDPRKTKPENLKTVLRHPVRPVY; this is encoded by the coding sequence ATGGCTTCAAATCTTGAATTTGTGCAGTTCGTGACCGATCAGCTTGGGGATGCAGGAAACATTACCAGCAAAAGAATGTTTGGTGAATACGGACTTTACTGTAATGGGAAGTTTTTTGCTGTCATCTGTGACAATCAGTTCTTTATAAAAATCACAGATGCCGGACGGGAAATCTGCGGCGATTTTGACGAGGTGCCTCCTTATGAAGGGGCAAAACCCTATTTCCTGATAGAAAATTTAGACGACCGTGCATTTTTAGCACAGCTCGCGGCTGCCACCTGCAGTCAGCTGCCTGATCCGAAACCGCGGAAGAAGAAAGACACGAAAGAGAGATCCGCAAAAACCGGGGAAACATCATTGAAGACAGGCGGGAAGCTGGATTACAAAAAAGTGTACAGGGATTTATATCTACCCAAAAGTACACCCGCAGTGGTTGACGTGCCGGAAATGACGTTTATTATGGTGGATGGAAGAGGAAATCCCAATACTTCAAAGAGCTACCAGAATGCTGTGGAAATCCTGTATGGACTGTCATTTACCATTAAAATGAGCAAACTAAGCGGCAATCAGCCGGAAGGATATTTCGAGTATGTGGTCCCTCCTCTGGAAGGGCTCTGGAAACTGGACGGTGCAGCTTTTGACGGACGCGGTGCCATTACCGATAAGGACAGGTTCTGCTGGACTGCCATGATCAGACAGCCGGAATTTGTCACGGAAGAGGTATTTGAATGGGCAAAGGAGAGCCTGTTAAAAAAGAAACCTCATCTTGATTTTTCCGCAGTAAGACTGGAAACCTTCACAGAGGGCCTGTGTTGTCAGGTCATGCACAGGGGCCCGTATGACGAGGAACCGGTGACGATCGAAAAGCTGGAAGCATTCATCTCGGAACACGGGTATCAGTGTGATATTTCAGAAAAGCGTCTGCACCATGAGATCTATCTGGGAGATCCGAGAAAGACGAAACCTGAGAATCTGAAAACCGTGCTCCGCCATCCGGTTAGACCTGTTTATTGA